The stretch of DNA CGCCGCGCAGGGCCAAATAACCAACTGATATAATCAAAAGCGTGGGAAGCTACTGCTCCTAGTGCGCCGCCACCGAGGTCTTTACGAGCGTACCAATTCCAAGGGCGAGTAGCATCGGCGCGACTGGAAACTAACCAATCTATTTTAATTAAACGTTTCTGTCCGACATAATTTTCTGACAACAATTCGGCAAATCGCATCCACGCGGGTACGAAGCGAAATTCAAAATCCATGACTGCGATCGCACCCTTTTTTTTCGCCAAATCGTACAATTTTCTCGCTTCAGACGCCGATAAAGTTGTCGGTTTTTCTAATAACAAATGCTTCCCAGCTTGTAACACAGTCTTTGCCATTTCATAATGCAGAAATGGCGGTGTAGAAATACTTACAGCTTGCACTTCTGGCAGTGCTACAATATCTTCAACTGTGCAACAAGCGTGCGTAATATTTTGAGCGGATGCAATTTCTTTCGCCTTCTGCAAATCTCGATGATAAACTGCCACAATCTGAGTCCGTGGATGTTCTTGCAATCCTGGAATGTGGACTTTTTGACCGAAACCAGTTCCTACTACTGCTACATTAACAGTGTTTTTTTCTAAATTTTTTGTCATCAATGTCATTCCAGGTAAGATCAGTTTTCAGAGAAGAAGATTAGGCAACTCCGATATTTTTTATTTGATTAATCGAATTGTAAACGGATAACGATAAGCATAGCCACCCTTGGCCTTTACTGCGGCAAGAATGACTACAATTAGTTGAAATATGCCAATTACGGCCAGTAAGCCAATTAGCCCTATTCCAATTACACCCCCCGCTAGGATCAGCAATCCTCCATCGTTACTTGCTGCAACTCCGGCAACTATAAAGTAAATCACGGCTATAAATACCAAAACAATAGTTGCGATAAAGCCGTAGATGGTCATGGAAATTTGGAAATTCAGAGATTCTTTTCCCTGGTCATTAATAAAAGGATCTGCTTCTTTCTTTAGCACCCAAAATATGAGTGGCCCCACAATATTGGCAAAAGGTATGGGTAAGCCGATAATTGCTAACGGTATCCACGCCAGGGAAGCAAGATGACACCACATTGCCCACATTTGAGCTTGTCGATCGTCGTTATTTCCGGTCATGGCGGTTTCTCCTGTCGGAAGTTAAGGTTAATTAATCTCAAGTTGAGATGACTTTTGAATTGCGACGACTTTCTTCTGCTACCCATTCGATCGTCTGATAACCTAAACGAGTACCCGACAGTCGATCGATCTCCCTTACACCTGTAGGACTGGTGACGTTAACTTCGGTTAGGTA from Aerosakkonema funiforme FACHB-1375 encodes:
- a CDS encoding Gfo/Idh/MocA family protein, producing the protein MTKNLEKNTVNVAVVGTGFGQKVHIPGLQEHPRTQIVAVYHRDLQKAKEIASAQNITHACCTVEDIVALPEVQAVSISTPPFLHYEMAKTVLQAGKHLLLEKPTTLSASEARKLYDLAKKKGAIAVMDFEFRFVPAWMRFAELLSENYVGQKRLIKIDWLVSSRADATRPWNWYARKDLGGGALGAVASHAFDYISWLFGPARRLSANLSTSIPTRPDPATGKMKQVDADDTCMLMLELADGTPCQICISSVTYQGRGHWVEVYGDRGTLILGSDNQKDYVHGFRLWASPAVKNLTEVEIPHRLDFPKNYTDGRIAPFMRVVDRWLQGIDAGAAVTPSLREGVYSQLLMDLTHQSNELGKWVEVPNLENFLGSS
- a CDS encoding DUF4870 domain-containing protein, whose amino-acid sequence is MTGNNDDRQAQMWAMWCHLASLAWIPLAIIGLPIPFANIVGPLIFWVLKKEADPFINDQGKESLNFQISMTIYGFIATIVLVFIAVIYFIVAGVAASNDGGLLILAGGVIGIGLIGLLAVIGIFQLIVVILAAVKAKGGYAYRYPFTIRLIK